A region from the Rhinoderma darwinii isolate aRhiDar2 chromosome 2, aRhiDar2.hap1, whole genome shotgun sequence genome encodes:
- the LOC142741587 gene encoding claudin-8-like, with protein MNKGAVQIAGLVLGCIGIIGTCAVTGMPQWRVTAYIENNIIVFEGLWEGLWMNCVRQANIRMQCKIYDSLLALTPDLQAGRALMCIAVVLSVMSFMIAVIGMKCTTCAEDNEKSKGIILLVAGISFILSGILVLIPVSWTANQIIRDFYNPLVNAAQKRELGEALYLGWTSALCLVSGGIILCCVCTSTETKYQYSLPQKSAASNVPREKVARKTSSLYSKSQYV; from the coding sequence ATGAACAAAGGTGCCGTGCAAATCGCCGGACTGGTACTAGGATGCATTGGCATTATCGGCACTTGCGCTGTGACGGGTATGCCACAATGGAGGGTGACGGCTTATATCGAGAACAATATTATAGTGTTTGAGGGTCTCTGGGAAGGCCTATGGATGAACTGCGTCCGACAAGCCAACATAAGAATGCAGTGTAAAATATATGACTCCCTGCTGGCACTTACGCCCGATTTGCAAGCAGGTAGAGCGTTGATGTGCATCGCGGTGGTCTTGTCAGTCATGTCCTTCATGATTGCTGTCATTGGCATGAAATGCACCACCTGTGCAGAAGACAACGAGAAGTCCAAAGGTATTATACTTCTTGTAGCAGGAATTTCTTTCATCTTATCCGGTATCCTAGTATTGATTCCAGTTTCCTGGACCGCCAATCAAATCATCAGAGATTTCTACAACCCCTTGGTCAACGCAGCGCAGAAGAGAGAGCTAGGGGAAGCTCTCTACCTGGGTTGGACATCAGCGCTCTGTCTTGTGTCTGGTGGGATCATTTTGTGTTGTGTGTGTACCTCCACTGAGACGAAGTACCAATATTCTCTGCCCCAAAAGTCAGCTGCGTCAAATGTCCCTCGAGAAAAGGTGGCGAGGAAGACTTCGAGTTTGTATTCAAAAAGTCAATACGTTTAG